The genome window TTACGACTGGTCAGTATCTAGTTACTGTACGAAGTCACATAGTAGTGGTGGAGACTGCAATGGATACCAAAATGTTCGGTGGTAAATCTCAGTTGTATTTAAAGTAGTTTAGCGAGAGGTGTTTACCTAGCGGTGGTAGCCAATACGGATATTGCCCTAGGTGGATCGTACTCGTATTTCGAGCACATGAAAAATCTCATTCCATAAGTGTCAGAGAATTCGAaggacttcatcaccctacaaaggtGTCCACACCAGCACATGGGTACTTCGATCCTAACAGGCATAGTATGCGATAAGTATTTCTTGGGGAGATGATCGGACGACATTGTAGTATGAGTTGTGAAGTTTGAGACTAATGGTTTGGTTTTAGATGTGGCCAGAAGATCCTCTATTTATGCTGGAGTTTCGTGTTGATTGGAGTGGTCAtgtgaaaaggctacttctgaaaagcatACTTCTGAAAAGTCTAAATCTGAAAAGATTGGATCTGAAAAGGCTATTTCTGAAAAAGCTAGGTTTAAAAACGCTACTTCTGAATGCTAGGTATGAAAAGCTATCGTAGTATCTATGATGCCGAccagagaggggtgaataggcggtttaaAATTAATTGTTAAGAGATCAAATAAAACTTATGGAAAGTAAACTAAAGATCACCAAAGCAATATAAAGCAACTAGAGCTaagtcaaggtttgcaatcctaagttgacatgcaacaatttattcTAAGAAGTAAATAgcataaggtaaattgcatgaatgTAAATAGCACCAGAGATGACTCACgaattttatcatgtggtattagtgatttgccgatcaaccctaatccatgttgagcTGAGTTCAAGTTTTGAACCAGTCTTCTATTAAGTATGTAATTCTCAGCATGAGAAGAGGCTCataccgagcaacttgatcttgagtcGGAATAAAACAATAACTACTAAATACCGGTGAGGCGTGCTCAAAAACTTCTTACAATCACCACCAAGGCTcattcacaaacttctttgaaAGGCTCAACGGTGCAACTacctccaagccatctaggatatggcaacctccaagagtaacaagtcaacgGTGCTTGTTTGAAAGATCACTAGTGTTGTAAAGCTCAAACGCTACAAAATAATACATTAGATGCTCTTATACTCTCAACTATGTAACTactaagccaagagagaaaGATGTGTTCAAGGGTTCAAATATCAAGTACTAGAGCTCCCTCGTGAACCAGTAAGGGGTCTATTTATGACTCATAAATTGAAAAATGGTCATTATCGAAAAGTTGACTTCTCTGTATATCTGACAGTCAGATTGCAGTACAACTGACGATCAGATCGTAACTAGCCCAACGACTAAAAAATGTAATAGTGACTCGGAACCTAATATAATACACCAAACAACACTAGATCCGATTGCTAATATAATAACGATATGTAttctacattaaaaaaaaaagaccaaacAACACTACATCTAATATAActaaatcatacatctattTGTTAAGTTATGCCTAAATCTACATCCCATTGCTAAATTATATCTCCATCCTATATCTAATTCCGAATCTatgtccaaatattacatctCATTATTAACATATACCTATAGATAGATCTATTTAGCAAAATATATCTAAAACTATATCTATAttctacactatatctaaatttAGATCTATGGTCTAACCTATATCtaaatctatcactaatgactattctaactattttataaaaaaataatttttataagtTTCGCTTtttcttcccctctctctcccttctcatCTTTTCCTCACCTGTGCGCTATGCTCTCTCTCGATTGCACGCTGAGCAAATAAGGTGCGAGGGAAGCCGGGGCGCCACGCGACTGTTTTATATAGGGAAGTCACCGACGACACCTTCTACAGTGAGCCCGAGGCGGTGCGCATAGACGCTCCTGTTGCCCGCTACTTGACATGGCAGCCAGTCAGCGAACAACTATAGCCTACGtgtgcaattttttaaaacgcTATATGTGGGGTTCGAAGATTGATTCGCACCCGCTGCAGCGTTCAGCATATGCGATCCGAACGGATCACCAAAATCATGTTATTACCTAGGGACCGGCCAGCACGTGCGAGACATGGATTGGAGAAAAGAAACCAGCTTGGCGCAGACCTGCCTGCCTCTATCAATGGACCGGAGCAAACAAGCACCTCGACATGTGCAGTATGCAAACACCTAGCTACACGTATCCCCACCCTCCTCTAGGACTGTCAAGAAAAAAGCTCGAAGTTTGTGAATTATTTTAACTTAATTTATTATGGACTCAATATCCTAATAAGTTAAAATCAAATCTAGCCACAAACTCGCAAGTCTATCGAGCTCAAACTCGAAGAGCTCGGCTAATTCTAACTGTTATCCATCGAGGTAAAATCAATATTCATTTACTTTAACTAATGTAGTTTTTTAATCTCACCGTCCAATCAGAATCCAACTATCTAATATTAAGAACACATGGCTATATAGGCATATGGCTTATAGatattttagataaaaaatattttatttcatcTAACCAATAAAATTATCCCAACCTCTACATCACAGAATGCATTCAACGAATCATTATTAATAAAGTCAAACTCAAAAGGTAAACTCCACCTAGACAGAAAACACCATAAGATACTAGGAAGTTTAACAAATAGAAAATGCTCATTTTAGACACTTAATCTATTGCTAAATCTCCACCAAAATTTGATGAAGATGTTCATCATTGTGATCTTCAATTGATGACATCTTACCATCGTTGTAGCTCATAAATAGGGCTATCAAAAAAGTTTGAGACTTACGAGCTATTCAAACTCGACTTGTTCTAGATTTGATTCAAGCTTGACTCTAGACCTAACAAGCCAAGTTCAAGACTGATTATAAGTTTGGGCAGATCTTTAGTTCGAATTTAACTTGCTCAAGTTTTATCAAACTTAAGCTTGAGACGACTATGTTGCTGGAGCTTGTATCATTGACAGGCCTATCCTCCTCTCCCGCTCGGCTACGACGTGGGCACGAGAGGCCACTCGTCTGGGGTGCAGCCTGCAGCGCTGAGGCTCCGACATAGAATCAGGGCCAATCCTGAGGGGGGTCGAGCTGAGCGATCACCCTGGGCCCCCAAAACTGAGGAGCTCCTCCCCATATACTTGTGAATAGTGTAAATATCTAGCAGTCCACACGATAATATATAGAACTATGTACAAAGTAGCAGTTAGGTCTAGCAGTCCGCATGATAGGACGTAGATGGCCTGGCTCCTCCAatccataaaaaatcaagtgaccTGTCTGCCTAACCTATTTAGCTATTTGCCTGTTTCATGTTTTCTTCCATCCAGACAGTCCAGTTTCCTGTGTTTCGCAGGACCACGACTCCAAGGCGTTCTGCATGCCTGCAGCTTCGATCGAGCAAAGACGTCAGTCATCGCTATATGAGTTTTCATCGCTGATTTTTCTCATCTATAGTTTTTACTTCACCTCAAATAGATCCGACCCTTGTTAAGATCAAACGTTTGAAATACAAAGCAAGTTGTTCATAGATATATAGATGCAGATGATCGAGTGAGTATCTCTACCTAACTAGTATGCATTAACGTAAGCATACGTACGTGTACTTCGAtccctcacaatttcattcccaCAAGCATTTACGATAATTCTGTTTCCGCAAACATTTATGATAAGCTAAAATAACCTGGAATGTGTCCGATTAAACGCgttctagattgttccaacgTATCATAACAGATGTATTACAGGTTATTTTAATTTATCGTAAGCTCATAGACTTTACTTAAAATATTGTCTttgtattaatatataaatattttaatgtTTATGTTTAATAGAACCCCGAATTTAAATTTCAGTCGGGAGGGCAGAACTCCCCGGTCGCGCACTGCTCCCAGCGTCCGTGACCCGTTGTGCAATGGTGTTGTCTCCCCAGATCCGGCGGGACACTCGTCGCACATGCGGCATGGCGTGCCTGATGCGATGCCTCTGCATTTGCAGGTTTTTGTTGGTGAAAGTTCTGTTCAAACCTGAACGAAGTCGCAGTGTGATAAAGTGGGCTCTGTAATATCAAGACTTGATTGTTCCGTGATCAAAACTAATGAAAAAAGTAATGGAAATGAGGTTTAATATCAAGAGTTGATTTCTCAAGTTGATGAGTGGATGCGTTGCCGTTTCGCCGTAGAGGACTGCTCCATGAACACGGCGGAAGGCCGCGAACGGAGATGAAATACCCATATACTGAAATATTCAAGACCAGCCCAATTGACGATTTCGCATCACTCATGTTCCGAGCCGAGCTGAGCTCCACGATTTATACAGACAAGATGATCCGTTGTAtatatcaaatttttaaaaaaattatactcaccggatgatccggtgtataAGAATTTATACGCAATAGATAATCCGATGAGCACTTAGAGACAATACCGAAACATTTAACTGAGATGTAGTTTTTCAATACCAGAGCTATTCtacacaccgaatagtccggtgatcagaagtaGTGCACGTCGGAATATTTCTTTTTTGACAGCAAAATTTGAATGTTGTACCAGATGGTGTGGTGTTCAGGGACGTGAACACCAAACAGTTTTCCAAAGAAATGTGTTTTCGATGCCAGAGAGAATATGCATACTGGATAACCCGATGATGAGCTGTATGAGCATTGAAAGCTTCATCGGACCATTTAACAAAGATGTTGCAAAATAAAGTTTGATACAGTtgtacttaccggatgatccgatgatagATCTTGAACTCACCGGAGGGTTCTCCAAGAGATTTTCAGAGAAGGAATTATTATACTCACTAGATAGTTCGGTGTTCAGAGAgtgtacacaccggaacattcactgttcatatttttctttggaCCGTCTTTTTCAACAAGGATCTGATTTGAACTAACTTGTGATAAGTTTACATAGTATTTTGGAGATATATATCTAATTGTCTTGTGATGTGTACGTGATAGATGTAATTTGGTAGCTGACGACGAGATGATAAGGGCAAAGTAGGGTTCTTGCTgctagatgatcaaggaggtctgTGAGAATAATTCTAGCTGTGCATATGAAGGTAAAGCAAAGCTTAAAATGAAGGATAAACACGGTGTGTTAATAAAGTTAAACAAAGAATATACtaatgcaagtgacaagacatCCTAAAAGATCGAGAGCatgagagacttgtcggcgatcaagatcgtaagataaagtacacgcgtcaacatcaAAATACTTACTTGAAGTCAAAACAAACAGttgtgagtcacactttgaaaaCAATTTCGCATTTGATCTTAAAATCGTGAAAGGGTAAAATGCACATAACATCATCATATAGCTAGCGTCGAGATAAAACTAAGTGAATATTAAATTTTcttctatctattatattaacTTGAGAGTTTTATTCTCTAGTAGCCAGTGTTGACTCAAAATACAAGACTATACATTAAGACATATGGAGGtcttaaataaaattaaataaaacttaTAATTCGTATAGCATACTTAGAATCTAAGTTACCTCATAACTTTCTTTCTTAAATAGTCttcctagtattttttttacgcTGAGTTTTAAAAGTATGTTAGATGATCTAATAGAAGAACATtatcagttttttaaaaaattgttaagATGATTATTCATCTCCTTTAGTTATTAATCTCGATCCTACGTTTGGCCAATTCAGCTAACCTGAATATGCCATTTGATGCGAGATATCTGCAGATAATATGACACCTTGTGTGCTGCGGAGCAAAGAGGAGTTCCCACAAAAGATGCACGCACGCAGAGCAAGAGCGTAGATATGGATGATAAAAGCCACTGAAGAAAGGATCCCAGACAGTACAGTACAGTACAGAGGTACACTCCAGGCTCATCTGAACAACAAGCACAAATGGCGAATGCTCAATCAGATGGATCACCAAAAGGCAGAGaacctctctcactctcctctcGCTTACAAAGAAGCAGGACCGACTCGAAAGAAACGATTAAAACTAAACAGACACATAGACACCATCACCACGGATCGCACACAACTTTTATTCTAGCAACACGGCAGCAGACCACAGGCGGCCCATCCCTCCAACTCCAAAGTCCAGATCACGGTGATGACCAATGCAGCTCCAGCACAGCACCTTTCTGCAGACACAAGCGgataacattaataattttttttgacgaAGTAGAACACACTAATAATTGAAAAGAAACAAGCAGCTAAGCTTTCAATTTCTACCGACAATTACTTTATGACGTTCAAGTGCTGGTAGGTAAGATGTGCAAAAATATCTACTCAGAAATCAAGATTCAGGGAAAAGTAGAGGCAACTAGCTGTAAGCTTGTGGCTAGTGAAGTGTGTCCTGTGTAAAGTGAGACTTACACCAAGGGACGATCTTCCAGCGCTGGTTGTCGCCCTCGCACCACTTCCAGAGCACGACGTTGGTGCCGTCGCGCACCCCGCCGTGGTCCTTGTCGCCGTGGTAGGCGTCGAAGTTGAGGTAGATGTTGTTCACCATGCGGATGCACCTGAAGCCGTGCCCGACGTCGCGGCTCTCCGTCCAGAGCACCGACTCGTCCTGGTAGTTGGGATTGTACGGCACAAGCTTTACCTGCAAAACATTGGAACAGTTAACCAAGTGAGAAAAAATCGTTTCTTTTTCTTACAGATCATATACGATGTGATCAAAGAAAGATTTCACAAGTATGGAGAGCTGCTTACAGGCTGGCCTTCGCCTGCGGAGTGCTTGATGGCCTCGCCGGTGACCTTGTTGACGAGTGCGAAGGCGGGGTAGCCCTCCTCGTCCTTGATGCTGTTGCTGTGGCGCATGTCCTTGATCCAGTGCTGGTACTCGTCGCGTGGGTTGGTGGGCGCGAGGCAGACGGTGCCGTTGCAGGCGTTGCCTCTGCAGACGGCGACGCTGAACCCCTCGTCGGCCTTGCAGTAGATGCGGACGGTGGGCTCGTAGTGGCCGCGTGGCGCGTTGGCGGCGCTGCCGCCGGCGTAGGCCTCGTCGCCCCAGGGGAGGATCTTCCAGCTCTGGTTGTCGCCCTTGGCCCACTCCCAGAGCACGACGGTGGTGCCGTCGTGGACGCCGCCGTGGTCCTTGTCGCCGTGCAAGGCATCAAAGTTGAGGCGGATGTTGTTCACCATGCGGATGCAGCGGAATCCTTTGCCCACGTCGCCGCTCTCCGTCCACAGCACCGACTCGTCGAGGTACTCCGGGTTGAAGTGCACCAGCTTAACCTGAAATGAAACCACCCCGCAAAAACACATCATTCCAACCTCCATTTCTCCAATGACTAAAAAGATCCAAGAACCATTTGCACACGAAACGGATGAATCGAACAGAAAAGCAAGAgcagagagaaaagaaattacCGGGTGGGACTGGCCGAGGGAGTGCTTGATGGCGAGTCCTGTGGCCTTGTTGACGAGGGCGAAGGAGGGGTTGCCCTCCTCGTCCTTGACCTGGGAACTGAAGCGCATGTCCTTGTACCAGTGCTGGTGCTCGTCGCGCGGGTTGGCGGGGGCCAGGACGACGTTGCCGTCGCGGACGGTGATGCAGTACCCCTCGTCAGCCTTGCAGAAGATCTTGAAGATGGGCTGGtgcacgccgccgccggccgccggggGGTTCTGGCCGTGGTGGCCGTGGTGGCCTAAGCCGAACATTTTGCGCTCTTGTCTCGGAGGTTTTGGGGACGGTTGGCTTGATTTCTTGATCAGTCAAGAAAGGTCTTGGGGACGAGGCGAGAAGAAGCTGTGCGCCTTGGGTCCCATTTATAGAAGGAAATGGAGGCCATTTACTGCtgggtaaaaaaataaaaaattccgaGGTGATTTGGTGAACGTCGGGTGTGCGGATGTGGACGGTgtgaatcccccccccccctccgtcCGACATGCGGGGCCGAATGGTCGGTGTGACTGCCACGTCTGCATGACGTGTGGGCCCAGGATGAGGAAGCTTCTGGATCCAAGGCGCGAGCTGTCCGCGGTCTGGTTGATTTGCATTGGAGTTAACCGAGTGTGCTCCGTAAATAAGTGACGTTCACATTTGACTCCCTTTTATTAGAACGCCACTGGCGAAACAGAATTTAACTCTTTCGAAAAGTAGAGATTCGAAAAGTAGAGATGAACTCGCTGTCTTTTGCGCGGCTGTTACCTGGCTTTTGTTGATGGAaccaacaaaataattttttgttgTTTAGTTTCGTTCGGTTCGGCCAAAGACAATGCTTAGGGGAAGCAACTAGGCCCTAGCAGTATCAACAGGTTTTTGCTTAGGGGAAGAAATTCTTATTACACACGGAATGATGGCTCTTGTTCATGTAGTTTTTGTGAATCTACTACTAatcttcaatcttcttgagATGGTCACGGAGTTAATGCGCTGGCTGATGCACTTAACGATACGGTCGCGCTCCGCTCGCGAGACCGTGCAGGCTCGCACGCACGGGGGTATAGCATCACTGACATGTGGTCCCAGCTCTTTTGGAAAAAGCTGATGGGGCCCGCATGTCAGCAGCGCGGCACCTCTGCTACGCCTACGTGTACGTGGCCCTGTCGCCTCGTCGCCACATGTGTTAGCAGACATAAACAAAGCAGGAAAACCATCAGGGGAAGGTGGATTTGCTTAGATCTCTTCTCCTTTAAACAAAGCCTCCTGTAGGACGAAAATGATGCGTGCATGTTTGGTCACTGATCTCTGTCTGATGCGTGCGCCCGAAGCCGCCTGTGGGTCCGTTCCGTCCGCTCCGACAAAAGCGTTTGCTCTTTCTCCACGAGCACAGCCACGGTACATGACTACAGGTCACGGAACGGCATGCACGCTCTCGACTCGTGTCTTCCTCGCGTCCCGCGGCCATCTGAATCGATTCGTACCACCGCGTGACCTTTTTTCTTACCGTGGCGCCTGAAGGAGCTTCGGAGATGGGTAGGCTGTTTGGTGTTTGTCCCCGAAATCAAGCTCAAATTTAGTTATGTCCAGTAAATTTGTCTTTGTTTGAATTAAAGCTAAAATTTCATCGGGTCTTGAAAATTTTAGCTTCTATAGCAAAGTTTAACAAGATCTTAAcgtctaaaaaaataatttatttttaacaTACTAAAATTTTAACTCGATCTCAAACCAAATACTATTTAATATAActaaattttaatataatttttaatgtGACCAGATTTTAGCTTAAAATACTACGGGCGAGATCAAAACCCCCAGCCGACCGGGACCGACCACCATGTCATCGACCTCTGGACGGTGGTGAAAAAAGTAGCGAGTGGATAAGATCGTGGGATTCTCATCTCACATTCTCACCCACGCGGTTGTACTGCCATCACGCGGCGTGGTCCCCGGAAACCAGAACGTTCGTACGACACGCACATGCctcgctttcttctcttctctctctgctGGTCATCTCCTTCGGTCCTTCGAGGAACTCCTCGTCCACATACTCGTCGTTGTTTGCCGAGAAATTCTACGATTTGCTATTAAATAACTACCGATTCTATGATTTATTATgaaataaattctgtttacttctataccatcgaataaatgatTTGGTTCCTTATCCGCCATCGAGTCATATGAATTCCGAAACTGCCCTTCGCGGGACTGATTCAGCCCATTATGAACAGTACCGAAAgctaaaaaagtaaaaaaataagtcaatttttgtgcacgctctataattcataatcaaaccattttaactgtattcaactaaaaatactgtgtagaattcaaactaaaattcctcaaaatgtgctacttttgtaataatGTGCATTTcaaagaactcacttttcaccgtgggagataattttagaaattattacatcacattagaggaatattagtaaattttctcagattttttgtaaatttttgtgaggcttaaaaattgcgagaagttacaaaagtagcacattttgaggatttttagtttaaattctatacagtattttttAGTGAAtgcagttaaaatgggttgattatgaattatagagcatgcacaaaaattgacatatttttttgacttttttgagctctcgggtactgttcataatgAGCCGATGAGTTCAGTGGAGGGCAGTTTtggaatttttaaaaaatcagatGACTCGATGGTGGATAAGGAACCGAatcatttattcgatggtatagaagtaaacgaaatttattcgatggtaaatTATAGAATCGGTGATTATTTGATGGTAAATCGTAGAATTTCTCTTGTTTGCCTGTTTGGCACATATGAGGACGAGGTTATATAGATAgggttatttatatttttttaatgagataatttaatttttattggGTTGTATGAATAGGATGAGTCAGTTTATTTAATAAGAGTGGATAGAATGAACTAGTTTTATATTTGATCGGTGAAGTTAGATATTTCGAATGAGTCATAAAAGTAAGTTTCTTTAGAGAGTGGATAGAATGAACTAGTTTTCTATTTGATAGGTGAAGTTAGATATTTAGAATGAGTCATAAAAGTAAGTTTCTTTAGAGagttttaattaaatattgactcatGTTTTTAGATTAAagcaattaaaataggttgcaatGATATCTAGTTtattcaataaaaatatttaaaatttttaactatttttctacttttaaataaaatcgaaaattaaattaaaaaatcaccTACGTACGCACTAGAAGCTAACCTCATCCGACCGATTTCGGCAGATCGGCTCATCTAGAATCTTGAACGAATATGCTCAGATTCTGACCATTCTCTCCGCTCCGTTCAACTGCCCCGTCCGGACGGCTCCGTCCATCCATCCAAACATACGCCTAAAGTCCAACTGCTGTCATACGCGAAGACAGCTGAACAAACGCCATGATTGTAGCATAGCTCTAAAGAATGACTATTATAATATGTTTCTAAACAAAAGAACGATCAAATCTGCGGTACGTGTTCCATCCGTGTTCCAGACGCGAGCGCCACCGGGCACGGCCGTGTCACACTGTCAATGAGCATAAAGCGCATGTAGCGGCCGGACGTGTCTGCACTGTCACACAATCAGTAAGAGTAGATCAAGTATCACATAcgattttttaaattaattattaataaaatatctCTAAACGATTAAGTAACCCAGACGTGTATGTAATATGATTATTGTCTTGATGTGTTTGAATTTACagataatttttataaattagtctaTTATTATCCTACATGTACTGACAGCATTTAGAAAAATCCGTTTCTTTGATTTGTACTGTTATTAGCTTGACTAGAAAAACTGAGAGTCTTGATCATTTG of Phragmites australis chromosome 3, lpPhrAust1.1, whole genome shotgun sequence contains these proteins:
- the LOC133912423 gene encoding ricin B-like lectin R40C1, with the protein product MFGLGHHGHHGQNPPAAGGGVHQPIFKIFCKADEGYCITVRDGNVVLAPANPRDEHQHWYKDMRFSSQVKDEEGNPSFALVNKATGLAIKHSLGQSHPVKLVHFNPEYLDESVLWTESGDVGKGFRCIRMVNNIRLNFDALHGDKDHGGVHDGTTVVLWEWAKGDNQSWKILPWGDEAYAGGSAANAPRGHYEPTVRIYCKADEGFSVAVCRGNACNGTVCLAPTNPRDEYQHWIKDMRHSNSIKDEEGYPAFALVNKVTGEAIKHSAGEGQPVKLVPYNPNYQDESVLWTESRDVGHGFRCIRMVNNIYLNFDAYHGDKDHGGVRDGTNVVLWKWCEGDNQRWKIVPW